A genomic window from Punica granatum isolate Tunisia-2019 chromosome 2, ASM765513v2, whole genome shotgun sequence includes:
- the LOC116198120 gene encoding transcription factor MYB61-like: MGRHSCCYKQKLRKGLWSPEEDEKLLRYITKYGHGCWSSVPKQAGLQRCGKSCRLRWINYLRPDLKRGTFSQEEENLIIELHAVLGNRWSQIAAQLPGRTDNEIKNLWNSCLKKKLRQKGIDPATHKPLSEVENGNDKDNKSSKAQEKAHSSKPNSAVTEQRSSLSPPQAFQMKQEDDAAMASNGSSAFSRDYYSEESFNPLQALGSYAPNTQVPSCSAISSPSIWLAQMGKSFGMNSELNLDTNLIPSILPQSTSSYLSSPVGFRPSATVLTESLPLKSFPLDETRLWDPSNASSSSNNSNGSFIESGIFSWGLADCSASDKESSNSVCLMESQNQTGEVKWADYFPNSSLLMAAANFQNPTPQSLYNEIKSDVSHFIASSSSSFLWPQQNQLC; encoded by the exons ATGGGGAGGCACTCTTGCTGTTACAAGCAGAAGTTGAGGAAAGGCCTCTGGTCTCCTGAGGAGGACGAGAAGCTCCTCCGGTACATCACCAAGTACGGCCATGGTTGTTGGAGCTCCGTCCCTAAACAAGCCG GTCTGCAGAGGTGCGGGAAGAGCTGCAGGCTAAGGTGGATTAACTACCTCAGGCCTGATTTGAAGAGAGGCACGTTCTCTCAGGAGGAAGAGAACCTTATCATTGAGCTCCATGCAGTCCTAGGAAACAG GTGGTCTCAGATAGCTGCGCAGCTGCCCGGAAGAACGGACAACGAGATCAAGAACCTGTGGAACTCGTgcctgaagaagaagctgaggcAAAAGGGCATTGACCCTGCGACCCACAAGCCGCTGTCAGAGGTTGAGAATGGAAATGACAAGGACAACAAATCATCGAAAGCCCAGGAGAAGGCTCACAGCTCCAAGCCCAATTCAGCCGTAACCGAGCAGAGATCATCACTGTCGCCACCGCAGGCCTTTCAGATGAAGCAGGAAGATGACGCAGCAATGGCAAGCAATGGCAGCTCTGCTTTCAGCAGAGACTACTACTCAGAAGAGAGCTTCAATCCTCTGCAGGCATTGGGCAGTTACGCACCCAACACCCAAGTCCCAAGCTGCTCGGCGATCTCCAGCCCTTCCATTTGGCTCGCCCAGATGGGCAAATCATTCGGGATGAACTCGGAACTCAATCTCGACACTAACCTGATACCATCTATCCTCCCGCAGTCCACCAGCTCATACCTCTCCAGCCCAGTCGGTTTCAGGCCTTCGGCGACAGTTCTAACCGAGAGCCTTCCGCTGAAGTCCTTTCCACTCGACGAGACCAGGCTCTGGGACCCAAGCAATGCTTCGAGTTCAAGCAATAATAGCAACGGGTCGTTCATCGAGAGCGGAATTTTCTCTTGGGGGTTAGCCGACTGCAGCGCATCCGACAAGGAGTCCTCTAATTCAGTCTGTCTCATGGAATCACAAAATCAAACCGGAGAAGTCAAGTGGGCAGACTATTTTCCCAATTCATCTCTGCTAATGGCAGCAGCGAACTTCCAGAACCCGACTCCGCAGTCACTGTACAATGAAATCAAATCAGACGTATCTCATTTCATCGCGAGCAGTAGCTCGAGTTTCCTGTGGCCCCAACAGAACCAGCTCTGCTGA